In the genome of Caulobacter flavus, the window CTGGTTGGTCAGGTAGGCCGGCGCCGTGCCGGTGGTGTTGCTCTTGGTGGAGGACGAGTCGACCTTCACCCCGTTGGCGATGTCGGCCATCTCGCGATAGGCGTTGCGGATCGCCGCCGTGGCCGACTTCAACAGGTCGGCGGTCGTGGCCCGCGACTCCGCGTCGGCCAGGCTCATGTCGAGATTGAGCTTGAGGCCGTAGACCGGCCCCTTGCCGTCGGCCGAGACGGTGCGGCCGTCCTCGGTCTTGGTATTGCGCACGACGCCCGAGGCCAGGCCCAGGGCGTTCAGCACGTCGCTGTCGCCCTTGCCCGGCAGGATCTCGACGGTCGAGGTCTTGAAGGCCGGCGTGATGCTCAGCTTGCGCATGTTGCCGTCGCTGCTGATCGACACCTTGGCCGCGTTGCCCGAGGCGCGGCGGATCTTGTCGGCCAGGGTCTCGAGCGTGTCGGCGGCGCTGATGGTGATGGTGGTCAGCGGGCCGCGTTCGCGCGTGCGGATCTGGAAGGTGTCGCCGGGGCGCGCCGCGGTCGCCGACACGATCTTGTCCGACTGGGTGAAGTTCATCGCGCCGCGCGGCAGGCCGAACACGTCCAGGGCGCTGGAGCCGGAGGCGTCGACCGCGATCGAGGTCGGGGTGGCGTAGCCGTCCTTGCCGGTCAGGCGCTGTTCCCAGGTCGCCTCGCCCGTGCCCATGTCGATCTGGGCGACATAGCCGTCCTTGGTGCCCACGGTCGGCAGTCCCGCCAGGTCCTTGCCGGCCGAACCGACCAGCCAGACCTGGCCGTTGGACACCGCCATGCCGGTGACGGTGTCGTCGCCCGTGCCGCCGTAATAGGCCAGGGTGTCGCCCGAGGTGTCGGTCAGATCCAGCGAGACGCAGGCCACGAAACCGTCCGAACCGCCCGAAGCGGCCGAGGTGGTGTTGCCCACCGACAACTCGCCGTTGGTGGTGTAGCCGCCGATATAGAGCTGGCCGTTGTCGATGCTGATGCCGGCGATGTCGCCGCCCTTCAGCGTGCCCAGATCGCGGACCGCGCCCACGGTCATGGCGGCGGCCTTGGTGTAGGTCACCGGCTTGGTCTCGTAGATGCCGGCCGAGTTCAGCGACGTGCGGTTCTCGGTGACCACGGTGGTGGCGACGTCGAAGCTGCGCAGCTTGGCCTGGCTGCCTTCCTTGCTGGCGACGATCACCTTGTCGCCGTCGACCACGATGCCGGAGACCGTGTCGTTCTCGGCGCTGCCGAAGTGGGTGGTGAACAGCGCCCGGGGCGTGCCGGCGATGTCGCTGGCGAATCCGGTCAGGTAGTTGTCGTAGCCGCCCTTCGAGGCCGAGCCGGTGGCGCCTGGCAGGTCGGACTTGGTGCGGCCGGCCACGTAGACGACGCCGTCCTCGCCGAAGGCCACGGCCGTGGCTTCGTCCTCGAGCAGGCCGCCGCGACGCACCGTCCAGGTCTCGTCGCCGTTGGCGTCGTACAGCGACACGAAGCTGTCGGTGACCGTGCCGTTGCTGTCTGAATTGATCGGGCCGGTGGTGGCGCCGTTCAGCGTGCCCGCCACCGAGCCGGCGACGGCCACCTTGCCGTCGGCCGAGACCGCGATCGAGTAGCCCGTGGCGGTGTCGGCCGCGCCCAGGCTGCGGGCGTAGAGCAGCTTGCCGGCGGAGTCGTACTTCAGCAGGGCGACGTCCTGGTCGCCCTTGATGGTCTGGCTCTCGACGCTCTTCTCGACGTCGGCCAGCACGTAGATCGAGCCGTCGGGACCCGAGACGGTCTTGTGGACCTTGGCGACGGTGCCTTCCAGCGTGTCGGAGAACACCTTCGTGCCCGCCGCCGCGCCCGCGCCGGCGCCGTACTTGGTCAGGGTATTCTCGATGACCGCGTCGTCGGTCTTGGTGTCCTTGTCGGGGTCGGGGTTGCCGGCCTCGGTGGTGATGTAGACGGCGGGCTTGGCGGCGGGAGCCGTGAAGCTCAGCTTCTCGATGGAATCGCCGCGGATGCGCAGGGCGAAGTCGTCGCCGGTGGCCGGCAGCTTCACCGTCTGGCCGTTGACCGTGGTGGTGCGCTCGACGCCGGCGGTGCGCTCGACGGCGAAGGTCGTGTTGTAGCCGGCGGCCGCCAGCTTGTCGTTGAAGAAGCTGACGACGTTGGACATGGTCCGCGGCTTCGCGCCCATCTCCGACAGGTCCATCGTCAGGTTCTGGGTCTCGCCGAACTTGGTGACCGACATCGTGAACTTCTGGTCGCCCTTGAACGCGGGGACCTCGTCGTCGAACTGGCCGCTGTAAAGCGTGTTGGTGACGTAGCCGTAGACGTTCTTGGGCACGCCGACCTTGGACTTGTCCGACGTCATCGCCGCGCCCGTGGTCAGGCGCATGCCGTCGGTGTTGGCGTTCTGAATGTAGTTGGTGAGCTCCGTCAGCCCCTTGGTCAGCGCGGTCTGCAGACGCTTGATCTCGCTGTCGGAGACGTTCTTCTCGCTGGCGCGGTTGGCGATCGCCGTCAGGGTGTTCAGCGCCTGGTAGGCCGAGAACAGCTTCTTGTAGTCGCCCTTCACGCCCGGCGCGGCGGCCTCGGCGGCGCCCTCGTCGACGAACTTGCGGCCGTTCAGCGCCGCCTTGACCAGATCGCTGGGCTCGGTGGACACCGTGGTCCACGGCGCGGCCGGGATGCCCTGCTTGGTGGTCGAGGTGGAGTTCGTCGTTCCCGACGACAGCGCGGACGCGGCCGTGCCCACACCAAGCTTGGCCTGGTAGTAGCTCAGCAGCGAACTGGTGTCGAAAGTGATCACGACCGCTTCCACAACGCGCGCATTACGTCACGCGCGGCAATCTTCGGCTACGAACGCTGACGTTTCGTTAAGACGTGTGAATTGTTTCGATCAGGCCGCGATCAGGTGGGCGTCGCTCAACGCCCGGCGGGCCTCGTCGCGCAACTCGGCCCATTCCTCGGCCAGGATGCCCAGCAGCACCACGTCGCGCGGCTCGCCGTTCTTGAGCACGTGGCCGCGCAGATAGCCCTCGCGACGGAAGCCGGAGGCCGACTGGGCCTTCAGCGCCGCGTCGTTGTCGGCCATCACCTCGGCGAACACCTTGTGCAGGCCAAGCTCGCCGAAGGCGCGATCCAGGCCCAGCACCTGGGCCGCCCGCCCCACCCCGCGGCGGCGGGCGTCGGCGGCGCCGACGAACCAGTTCCAGCCCGCGCGGCGATGAAGCGACTGCACGCCGGTCAGGGTCAGCAGGCCGGCCGGCGCGCCGGCGCGCACGATCATCCAGCCGCGCATGTCGGGATCCTGGCGCAGGCTTTCGAACCAGGCGGCGTGCGCCTCGTGGCTGGGGAACGCCGCGTCGGACATCCAGCGGTCGACCTCGGGCTCGGCGCGCCACTGGAACAGCACCGCCTCGTCCTCGTCCTTCAAGTCCCGCAGTTCGATCATGCCGAGCGAATCCCCTTGCGCCGCAGGATGCAGAGTAACCACGCAAGAAACGCCGGCCTAGGAAAAGACCGGCGTTTCGTATGACAATTACGTTGGGGCAGCCGCCCGATCAGCTATTGCCGAACAGCGACAGGATGATCTGCGGCGCGCCGTTGGCGATCGACAGCGCCTGGGCGCCCAGCTGCTGCTTGACCTGCAGGGCCTGCAGGCGGGCGCTTTCCTTGGCCATGTCGGCGTCGACGAGGTTGCCCACGCCGGTTTCCAGCACGTCCGACAGCTTCGAGACGAAGGTGTTGTGGGCGTCGATCTGCTTGGCCTGCGAACCGATCGAGCCGACCGCCTGGTTGACCGTGGCGATGGTCGCGTCGAGGCGCGTCAGGACGGCGGTCGCCTGGGTCAGGGTGGCGATGCTGTCGGCGGCCGCCAGGCTGTTCTTCGGGCTGCCCAGCGACAGGGTCTGCAGGTTCAGCGAGATCACCGTCTGGGCGTCGGCGTCGGCCAGGAAGGTGATGGCGTTGGTCTGGCTGCCATCCAGGATGTTGGCGCCGTCGAAGGTGGCGCTGTCGACCACCTGGGTCAGGTTGCTCAGCAGGCCCCGGAAGTCGGCGTTCAGGGCGGTGCGCGCCTGGGTCGACAGCGAGCTGTCCTTGGCGGCGACCACCTTCTCGCGCATCAGGTTGAGCAGGTCCGAGACCGACTCGCCGGCCGTCAGGGCGACGTCGGCGATCGAGGTGGCGCGGTCCAGGCTCATCTTGACCGAGGCCAGGGCCGAGCGGTCGGCCTGCTGGTCCTGGGCGATCGACCAGACGGCGGCGTTGTCCTTGGCGCTGGAGATCGCAAGGCCGGTGTTGATGCGGGTCTGGACGCCCTGCATCTCGTCGTTGGTCTTGTTCAGGTTCTGCAGGGCGATCAGCGCAGGCTGATTGGTGTTCACGCTCAGCGTCATCACGATCTCCGAACGGCGTTCTCGCCGACTTACGAGGAGCTCGGTGCGCGATTCGACGCCCGAGCGGATCGGCCGTGAACTTGCCGCCCGGGGAGTAAGAATATGGTTAACGCTTATAAACCATGTTTCGCCTGCGACGTCGCGCCGCAAGCGTGCATCGAAACCGTGGCGCGCGAAGGCCCTTAGGTCAGGCCGTCGTAGATGGCGCCGGGCCCGTAGGAGGCCGCTTCCTTGAACCGCAGCACGTCTTCGCGGGGATACTGCTTCAGGGTCTCGCCCGTCCGCCGGTCCACCGTCTTGTAGACGTAGACGCCGCTGTCGCTGTCCTGCTCGATCACGAGACGCAGGTCGCCAGGCTGCGGACCGTCGTCGACGACCTTCTGCTCGGCGGGCTTGCGCGCGTCGGCCTTGCGGCCGGCGGAAACGACTTCGCCGTCCGAGGCCTTGCCTGGGACGGTCATAGGAATGATCTGGTTTTGCGCGGGCGGGTCTTGAACCGGAGCCGTCAGCGCGGCCTTGTTTTCCATCTCTCCTATCGCCGCCGTTTAGCGGCGGCGCCTTCTTTGCTCCCCTCCCCGGCCGAGGCCGCGAGAAAGGCGGGGGCGGTCCGCGAGAACCGCCCCCTGCTCGTCCCTTATCGGAACAGGCTCAGGACCGTGCCGGTCGACTGGTTGGCGATCGAGAGCGCCTGTATGCCCAGCTGCTGCTTGGTTTGCAGGGCTTGGAGCTTGGCGCTTTCCTTGGCCAGGTCGGCGTCGACCAGGTTGCCCACACCGGCGTCGAGGCTGTCTTGCAGCTTGCCGACGAAGTTCAGGTGGGTGTCCAGGCCGGTCGAGCTGGTGCCCAGCGAGGCCAGCTTGTTGGTCGTCGTCTGCAGAGCCGTGTCGATGGTGGTGATCATCGTCTTGGCCGCGGCGGCGGTCGTGAAGGTGGTCGTGGTGGTCAGACCGATGCCGGTCAGCGACAGCGTCTTGGCGTTCACGGTGATGGCCGTGCCGTCCGAGTTGGCCAGGAAGCTGAGCTTCGTGGTCTTGCCGTCGATGATGCTGGCGCCGTTGAACTTGGCGTTCGAGACGGCCTTGGTGATCTGGTCGCGCAGCGACGTGAAGTCAGCCTGCAGAGCCTTGAACGACGCGGTGTTCAGCGAGGTGTCGGAAGCGGCCAGGGCCTTTTCCTTCATCTTGCCGAGCAGGTCGGTCACGGTGTCACCGGCGGCCAGCGCGACGTCGATGGTGGACTGACCGCGTTGCAGCGAGTCCTT includes:
- a CDS encoding flagellin, encoding MALNSINTNSGAMIALQNLNSTNSDLQVTQQRINTGKKIGSAKDNGAIWATAKNQSATASSLNAVKDSLQRGQSTIDVALAAGDTVTDLLGKMKEKALAASDTSLNTASFKALQADFTSLRDQITKAVSNAKFNGASIIDGKTTKLSFLANSDGTAITVNAKTLSLTGIGLTTTTTFTTAAAAKTMITTIDTALQTTTNKLASLGTSSTGLDTHLNFVGKLQDSLDAGVGNLVDADLAKESAKLQALQTKQQLGIQALSIANQSTGTVLSLFR
- a CDS encoding flagellin — encoded protein: MTLSVNTNQPALIALQNLNKTNDEMQGVQTRINTGLAISSAKDNAAVWSIAQDQQADRSALASVKMSLDRATSIADVALTAGESVSDLLNLMREKVVAAKDSSLSTQARTALNADFRGLLSNLTQVVDSATFDGANILDGSQTNAITFLADADAQTVISLNLQTLSLGSPKNSLAAADSIATLTQATAVLTRLDATIATVNQAVGSIGSQAKQIDAHNTFVSKLSDVLETGVGNLVDADMAKESARLQALQVKQQLGAQALSIANGAPQIILSLFGNS
- the pseH gene encoding UDP-4-amino-4,6-dideoxy-N-acetyl-beta-L-altrosamine N-acetyltransferase → MIELRDLKDEDEAVLFQWRAEPEVDRWMSDAAFPSHEAHAAWFESLRQDPDMRGWMIVRAGAPAGLLTLTGVQSLHRRAGWNWFVGAADARRRGVGRAAQVLGLDRAFGELGLHKVFAEVMADNDAALKAQSASGFRREGYLRGHVLKNGEPRDVVLLGILAEEWAELRDEARRALSDAHLIAA